Sequence from the Panicum virgatum strain AP13 chromosome 5N, P.virgatum_v5, whole genome shotgun sequence genome:
atatatatagtctatTTGGTACCCAATGAGCTGAATATTATTCAGCACGTCGACGGCGCCACCACCGTCCGACGAGCCAGTAAAAACACCGCTCTTTTTAAATTATTAGCAAAAACGTAGCCACCGCAATCAATGCGCTTTAACTCCAACAAATTGACTGGGCACCCACTAGAGATAGTAAAAACTCCCATCTAAATGAGTAATTAGACGCAGAACCTTTTACGGTCCATGTTGCCAACATCATCCATTTTAATACGAGGACGGTTGGAAACTCGAGGATTTTGCCATTAATACCTCCTGCCGCAAATGCAATTGCGGCTTTTGCAAATGCAATTGCGGCTTTTGCAAATGCAATTGCGGCTTTTCCTCCCCTaattttctctctccctcattaATTGCCatcccctctctccctcaccacCTAGGGGCTCCTGCAAACTCACCGGAGATGCTCATCCCTAGAGGCTCCGATGGACCAGTTGGAGACTCATGACGCCGGATCCCCCTCTCCTCTCGCCTCACCCGATGCTTCATCAAGTTGTGATTTGGGATGCCACCACCGTCGTCGGCTGGGCATAGCCATGATTCAGGTGTCCCCCTGGTGGGGCTCGACCACCACCGCTGCCGGCTAGTCGGAGCCATTGGCCACCATCGGCTCAACCTCTGGTGGAAACGAGGTGAGTTCAACCACACCTACATACTTGTTCGATCCACCACAATCAGTTCTGAAGATTTTTACTCCTAATGCATCATCAGAAGAAACTAAGAATGTATTTTTACTCCTTTGATCTGGATAACAGCAGGCAGTTGATGATGTCCAAGGCACGGTGGTGCTCGTTTTTACTCCTTGATACACCGCACGGCGAGCACGCTACAACATCAGTTCATGGCTCCGTGTCCATGAGTTTATGACGATTTCAGAAGCTAGCaatcttatttttttttaacattGTACTCAAGCTACCATTTTAGGAATTTTTCTCTCAGCCAAATGATGTCCatagttccaaaaaaaattatagttgTAACATCACGCGCTACAATTAATACTCCCACTGAAAGCCTTATAGCTTCCTGTAagaaaactttgtgccacgttTCATATCAATATTTTTTTACTATGCATAAGTAATTGATTCATattcaacttgtagtaattattcCTCTATGAAAACTAGTTAGTATCAAATTACTTTTCAattcaacttgtagtaattattcCTATATTGTACCGATATTACTTTTCGACACAACTAACAGTAATTTATCTCTCCTGATAACTCATAGTGTAATTGCCCATATACACTCGATATAATATTTTAGTGTTCAAAGGAATGTAGAATAAGCAAGGAATAATAACTAACTTGTATTTTAGTGTTCACATAGGCAAGGAGTAATAACTGTCCGTATAAACAAGAAATAATCCTTGGAGACCAAGGGTATAACTGTGTAGAATTCAGCATGTGCCTGAGGATCCAAAAAATCAATGGTGCTAAAAATCAGTTGTAAAATTTGTCTACAGCTAGTTTTTATGGTTGCAGAACAAACCAGTAGATTTTTACGGTCCTAGAGCTTGGCCGACCTCTGGTTGgaagtgctgctgctgcgctttATACTCCCACCCACGTCAACAGCGTAATTTTAGCTTGTCAGGTTGTCAGGAGGTCCGGCGACTGCGCGCATGATTACCGGTTAACCAAAATTGCACCAAAAACTCCGGCAGAGGTGCTTTATTGACATTTCAGATAATCAAACGTGCAATAATTATCATTACCGCGACAACCCAGTGTCTCTGTGGCCAACTCTGTATGAAAATCACTCATTAACCCACTTTTTACTACCCCTCAACGTTTGCACCGTAATTTTCTCCAGCTGGACTGTAGGTGGCACTCCGCCGTGAGCGTTGAATAATATTCAACACCCGGGATGCTAAATAGACCTTTGTGTATGGTTTTTGTTTTCTTGCCCAACCGAATGAAGAAAGAGGtgtctttcttttttccttgaAAAATAAGAAAGAGATGTCATGATGGGAGGCGAACAGGAGCTTGGAAAATCATGGCGACCTAGTGTAAAGTCAGACGGTCTGGAAGCATTTTCGCAGGAGTACATGAATTTTCTTTAAGCGTAGTGATTCGCTTCGGATACGGAAAATTGAATGCTGCACGAAAATAGCatgaaaaaataatatatattccACTTTCTGTGGAAGCTAGAGAACTTTCGTTCCCTGCTTTTTCGAAATACTATCATCATGGGCAAGATAACATATACTCTCCATGGCCAAGCGCTGTCTTGAATTGCAGTATTTGGCTGGCAAAGCCGCAAAGCTCTGGAGACCTGTTGGCTGTTGCTGCTCCGTTCCAGCAATGGAGGCCCCCACGTGTCGGCCAGCGGGAATGCTGACAAGGAGGCCGTTCCTCGCACAGCCGCGCAGGACAGAAGAGGCCTCGGCAGTCGGCACACCACCTTCCCTTCACGTGGGCCGACCGGCGGCGATGGCAGGCTTCGCGAGCAGGGCGGATGGGGACCACCCGGCCGCCGAGGTGGTTGGTGCACCTGAGAAGTGACGCCGTCTAGCTAGTGGATTGGATTCCGCCCATCGAGGTCCGATTCCAACAAACCACAGGCTGCTCACTTCACTGCGCAAGATATTTGCTCTGCTCCATAATACAGTACCCCTATACAAGCCACgatattgtttttttttgttgcgtGGATTAATTTTTTTCTCATCAAGATCGCGTaggaactttttttttaaaaaaaatgtatcCACTTGTTCAAAGTCTCGCTACagaagaaaaaggagagagCCCACTTGAGCTTTTTAAGAACAGGCCGGGATGGGAGCCTATTCCAAATTTGGCTCTGTCAGTGTGGGACGGGAACACATGCATGAATAATTGGATCGTAGACGACGTAGAGTTACCAGAAAACAAGCTAGACCTTGACTACGCAAAGTTTTTGGCGTAGTCTGGCTAATGAAAATACCAGAGGTTATATATTTAGTCGCAACTCACAATAAAAAATTGGTGCGATAAGTTAGGCACCCGTCCGAGTACGGTTAGCAACAAAACGACCACGTAGTATTGTACTACTATATTTTCTTTCACAAATTTCGGTTTTGTAGTGCTGCTGCTGAAAAAATTGTGAGATCTACTTATACATCTCAAAGCCTGTAAGGCTACCTGCACCGGCTCCTGTAAACTGACCCTGCAGGAGTCTATAGCGAAGAGGAGGGCTGCAGCGGCGGACGCCGTGCGGTCCGGTATGCAAGCGGACGATGCGTTCTGTGCTAAATCTAGCGCAGTAGAGGAGGTCCGGTATCTTGTGTCAGACCCACTCACACGCCTTCCCATTGGTCccatggggagagagagagtaaatggagagagagaatgatggagagagagagttgaAATAGAGTGTGACACGTGGGTTCTATTCGTGGTAGTTGATATAGAGAATAATGACCTTGTTTGGCAATGCTAGAATTCTAGCACGCACACAtctcgaaaaaagaatctcgcatgcatgaagcactaaatgaagtctatttgcaaaacttttttagggatgagtgtaacttttcgcgacgaatctaatgacggtaattaatcgataattagctatagtgatgctacagtaactatcctctaatcgcgcggtcaaaggcctcattagattcttcagggtcactagcgcgggggttttgaagttggttttgtaaactgactttatttgacaccataattagtggtcaaaatttATTACTATTCACTAGCGCTACAATTCTTcctaaaccaaacagggccaatatATAGAGTACGACGAGTGCAGAATAATTGAATATAGAgtagagaatctcgatgaccagaataaaatattctttttagaggaTGAATATAGAGGATGATAAGTACGGATAGGCTAAGACTGGTCTATTTGAAATGGTGTGTTGTCCTTTTTAGCAATGGTGCCCTCCTGAAAATGACACCTGTAAAATTAATTTTAGACGGCCAGGCAACTAGAACACGTAAGAGCCAACAAGGCATCGATGGGCTCCATTAAGAGCAGTGGTACGCAACGAAATCTTGCAGAAGAAAAGAAGCGTTTATCTGCTGATGGCGGACCAGATCCACCGGCTGCTACTGCTGGACGTCACACCACATGATTAGCTCATACTCCTACCTTTTTTTTTGTCCTTTTCCAACCTTCACCTCAAGATCTACAATATACGAAATTCTACGTTTCGTTCAACCATAAGTCTGGTGCATGAGTTACCTTCCTGCTGAATTTGAGTGCAATCAGCTCCGATATTTTCACgagaatttagaaaaaaaatcacataaaAAATCAGTTCGTGCCACTACAAAATGGACATTTAACTATTTTTTTCTTACGACAGACAGGGCCCAGATCCCCCTTTTGAGCTGGTTGTGGCGCAGCTCACTGAGCACTGTGGTGTGCCCGGCAGCGGCAGGCGACCTCCACTCCGGTGCTTACGTGGCGCGGCACCACCGGCTGAACGGCGCAGGAACGAAGTAAACGCTGCTGCCTTCGCCAATCCCCCGGCTCGCTGCTCCTCCTCATCCCTCTCCCCACTCTTGCTTCCCTTCTCCCTCCAATAATTCCCTCCGCCTCTGCTCCCCTCCCGTCCTCTCGCAGAAATCACGAAGCAGGAAGGGGCAGCAAAAATCTCCATGCCCCGGCTCGGCCTGGATCTCCGGCGAGCCAGCCCCGCGCGGTAGCCGATCCGGCCCCGATGGGCGGCGAGGTGCCGGAGCCGCGCCGGCTGAGCcgcgcgctcggcggcggcggcggcgtccccgaGGAGGCGCTGCACCTCGTGTTCGGCTACGTGGACGACCCGCGCGACCGGGAGGCCGCCTCGCTCGTGTGCCGCCGCTGGCACCGCATCGACGCGCTCTCGCGCAAGCACGTCACCGTCGGCTTCTGCTACGCCGTGGAGCCCGCGCGGCTGCTGGCCAGGTTCCCGCGCCTCGAGTCGCTCGCGCTCAAGGGGAAGCCCCGCGCCGCCATGTACGGGCTCATACCCGAGGACTGGGGCGCCTACGCCGCGCCCTGGGTCGcccagctcgccgcgccgctcgactGCCTCAAGGCGGTCCACCTGCGCCGCATGaccgtcaccgacgaggacatCGCTGTGCTCGTCCGCGCGCGCGGCCACATGCTGCAGGTGCTCAAGCTCGACAAGTGCTCCGACTTCTCTACGGACGCCCTCCGCCTCATCGCCCGCTCTTGCAGGTACTAGCAATTCTTCCGGTTCCCTGCTCTGGTGATCTGCGGCGACTCTTAGAGAAATCGTGATTTATCCGGCGGGGATGTTCCTATACGAAGTAACAGATAAGCTTGAACCGTGTTCAAGTTCGAGTACGGCAAGATGCAAAATCTTAGGTCATGACACGCAAGAATTTCTTGAACAAATTATGGGCATTAGATATGCCACAGTCCAGAGTAGTTGTGGTTTGATCGTTTGTTTGTTTGTCCAGTATTTTTTCCCCATCTCAATATGTAATTGGTCTGGACACATGAGGAGTTCCCAGTTCATAGTAACACAGTTTTGCACGAGCAGGCTAGTTTGAGTTATCGCCAAACTGGCAGGTGATCTATCGTTCCCATGGGTACTCGGGTACTGTGCTGATTGGAATTGAACAGGACTACTATGTCCTTAATGAAACATATTTTTGGTAAAAATTCAGTGGCAGCTTCGCACGTAGTTGGTTCCAGCTATCAATCAATTTTACCATGATCGCATTCATATGGTACCATGTCTTATATTCAAGCAGCATCTTtcccttctttctctttttgcCCAAAGTATCTAAGATGGTTTTTATTTTTCAGTTAGAATTCTGTAATATATTGAATCAGTTGACTAAGTACATTGAATAATGAATGCACATGAATGTTTTGCGTTTGATATGTATCGCTCCATATTCAAGGAGCCAAGTGCCAACCATTACTTTTGTGTATTGAAACTAATAATTTCCATTTGGATACTGAAGCAACAAACTGTGGTGACTTCTCTGGTTGCATGTCATTTACTCAATCATCTTGCCTTGCTTTTCTATACCTACGTCTCTCTAGCAAGTTTTTTTTAATGTTATGATCCTGCTGACAATAAGTACATCATTCTAGCTGCTATGATTGCCTAGGATCATCAAAGTAACATGTCGTTCTAAATTGTCTTTGACAGATCTCTGAGAACTTTGTTCCTGGAAGAATGCATAATTGACGATAAGGGCAGTGAATGGCTCCATGAACTGGCTGTCAACAACTCTGTTCTTGTGACACTAAACTTCTACATGACTGATCTCAAAGTGGAGCCATCAGATCTGGAGATTCTTGCAAAGAACTGTAAATCACTGCTTTCTTTGAAGATGAGTGATTGTGATCTTTCGGATCTGATTGGTTTTCTGCAAACCTCCAAAGCATTACAAGAATTTGCTGGAGGATCGTTTTGTGAAGTAGGAGAGTACACCAAGTATGAAAAGGTTAAATTCCCACCCAGACTATGCTTCTTGGGGGGACTTACCTTCATGGGTAAAAATGAGATGCCTATTATCTTTCCATTTTCCGCGACATTGAAGAAACTGGATTTGCAGTACACTTTGCTCACCACTGAAGATCATTGCCAGATTATTGCTAAATGCCCCAACCTACTTGTTCTTGAGGTAATGCTTTTGCACATATATTCTATTGTATTTGCATCTGAAATTAGTAAATATCTCATTCAACTGACAAGATAGACACTCTCAACAGGTGAGGAATGTGATTGGGGACAGCGGACTAGAAGTTGTTGCTGATACGTGCAAGAAGCTACGAAGACTCCGAATTGAGCGAGGGGAGGATGATCCAGGTCAAGAAGAGCAAGGAGGAGTCTCTCAGATAGGCTTGACAAGGGTAGCTGTTGGTTGCCGTGAACTGGAGTACATAGCTGCCTATGTATCTGATATCACCAACGGAGCCCTGGAATCCATTGGGACTTTCTGCAAGAATCTCTATGACTTCCGGCTTGTTCTACTTGACCAGCAGAGGGAAATAACAGACCTGCCGCTTGACAATGGTGTCCGTGCTCTGTTGAGGAACTGCACCAAGCTCCGGAGGTTTGCCTTCTACCTGAGACCGGGAGCGCTTTCTGATGTAGGCCTTGGCTACATTGGTCGATACAGTGGAAACATCCAGTACATGCTGCTCGGCAACGTCGGTGAGTCGGACAATGGTTTGATCCAGTTTGCAATGGGGTGCACCAACCTGCGGAAGCTGGAGCTGAGGAGCTGCTGCTTCAGCGAGCGAGCCCTGGCAGTCGCCGTTCTCCAGATGCCCTCGCTGAGGTACATATGGGTGCAGGGGTACAGGGCCTCTCCAACAGGCCAGGACCTCCTGCTCATGGCCAGGCCCTTCTGGAACATCGAGTTTGCACCTCCCAGCCCCGAGAACGTATATCGGATGATGGCAGATGGACAGCCTTGTGTTGATAACCAAGCTCAGGTTCTTGCAT
This genomic interval carries:
- the LOC120672465 gene encoding coronatine-insensitive protein homolog 1a-like, with the translated sequence MGGEVPEPRRLSRALGGGGGVPEEALHLVFGYVDDPRDREAASLVCRRWHRIDALSRKHVTVGFCYAVEPARLLARFPRLESLALKGKPRAAMYGLIPEDWGAYAAPWVAQLAAPLDCLKAVHLRRMTVTDEDIAVLVRARGHMLQVLKLDKCSDFSTDALRLIARSCRSLRTLFLEECIIDDKGSEWLHELAVNNSVLVTLNFYMTDLKVEPSDLEILAKNCKSLLSLKMSDCDLSDLIGFLQTSKALQEFAGGSFCEVGEYTKYEKVKFPPRLCFLGGLTFMGKNEMPIIFPFSATLKKLDLQYTLLTTEDHCQIIAKCPNLLVLEVRNVIGDSGLEVVADTCKKLRRLRIERGEDDPGQEEQGGVSQIGLTRVAVGCRELEYIAAYVSDITNGALESIGTFCKNLYDFRLVLLDQQREITDLPLDNGVRALLRNCTKLRRFAFYLRPGALSDVGLGYIGRYSGNIQYMLLGNVGESDNGLIQFAMGCTNLRKLELRSCCFSERALAVAVLQMPSLRYIWVQGYRASPTGQDLLLMARPFWNIEFAPPSPENVYRMMADGQPCVDNQAQVLAYYSLAGRRPDCPQWLVTLHPA